In Tsuneonella amylolytica, one genomic interval encodes:
- the egtB gene encoding ergothioneine biosynthesis protein EgtB, whose product MLAGDFRHTRAMSEALAGPLSDADATIQSMEDASPAKWHLAHTTWFWETFLLRDHAQGYRLYREDWPFLFNSYYEAEGERIARFSRGLLSRPTLAELLEWRGHVNAAMERVLGDPALEPLIRLGIAHEQQHQELLLTDIKHALFQNPLGPAMFEGAPEPAEPVAESGWHTHPGGIAMIGHDGSGFALDNEGPRHRVLLEPFALAYRLVTNGDWQDFIDDGGYRTAVLWLSDGWSWVKDERIAAPLYWRGDEHFTHAGWQPRDRNAPVTHISYFEADAYASWAGARLPTEFEWEAIAQGHDPAGGNQLDGAHPVLPRGGTDLFGDCWQFTRSGYLPYPRFRPAEGAVGEYNGKFMSGQFVLKGASCATARGHSRASYRNFFYPHQRWQFTGLRLAKDT is encoded by the coding sequence ATGCTCGCCGGCGACTTCCGCCATACGCGCGCGATGTCCGAGGCACTCGCCGGCCCGCTGTCCGATGCCGACGCGACCATCCAGTCGATGGAGGATGCGAGCCCCGCCAAATGGCATCTCGCGCATACGACTTGGTTCTGGGAAACCTTCCTCCTTCGCGACCATGCGCAGGGCTATCGGCTGTACCGCGAAGACTGGCCGTTCCTGTTCAACTCCTATTACGAGGCGGAAGGCGAGCGGATTGCGCGCTTTTCGCGCGGGCTGCTCTCGCGTCCTACACTGGCGGAATTGCTCGAATGGCGTGGCCATGTGAACGCGGCGATGGAGCGGGTGCTCGGCGATCCGGCGTTGGAGCCGCTCATACGCCTCGGCATCGCGCACGAGCAGCAGCACCAGGAACTGCTGCTGACCGACATCAAGCACGCCTTGTTCCAGAACCCGCTTGGCCCGGCAATGTTCGAGGGCGCGCCTGAACCGGCGGAGCCGGTTGCGGAAAGCGGATGGCATACGCATCCGGGCGGCATCGCGATGATCGGCCACGATGGTAGCGGCTTCGCCTTAGATAACGAGGGGCCGCGGCACCGTGTCCTTCTCGAACCGTTCGCGCTCGCCTACCGGCTGGTCACCAACGGGGACTGGCAGGATTTCATCGACGATGGCGGTTATCGGACAGCCGTCTTGTGGCTGTCCGACGGATGGTCGTGGGTGAAGGACGAGCGGATTGCCGCGCCGCTCTACTGGCGGGGCGACGAACACTTCACCCATGCCGGGTGGCAACCGCGCGACCGCAACGCGCCCGTCACCCATATCTCGTATTTCGAGGCAGACGCCTACGCCAGTTGGGCCGGCGCGCGGCTGCCGACCGAGTTCGAATGGGAGGCGATCGCGCAAGGGCACGATCCCGCCGGCGGCAACCAGCTCGATGGCGCGCACCCGGTGCTGCCGCGCGGTGGCACAGACCTGTTCGGCGACTGCTGGCAGTTCACCCGTTCAGGCTACCTGCCGTACCCGCGCTTCCGCCCTGCGGAGGGCGCCGTGGGCGAATACAACGGCAAGTTCATGAGCGGGCAGTTCGTGCTCAAGGGAGCGAGCTGTGCCACGGCGCGGGGCCATTCGCGCGCCAGCTACCGTAATTTCTTCTACCCCCACCAGCGCTGGCAGTTCACCGGACTGCGGCTCGCGAAGGACACCTGA
- a CDS encoding quinone oxidoreductase family protein, with amino-acid sequence MRFRQAYIERTGGPEVIAWREVDLPSPGPGEVLLRHEAVGLNFIDTYHRSGLYPIDLPGTLGLEAAGIVEEVGEGVHFSVGDRVATFGPNRAAYADAQVTSADALFAVPDGIELDVAAAVLLKGLTTEMLSERVAPLAEGDWALVHAAAGGVGQLLVQWLAARGVRVIATAGTDEKCAVARGRGAKHAILADDADLAAKVRDITGGAGVRASYDGVGKATWEASLEATGRRGIIASYGNASGPVTGVALGSLASAGSLFVSRPTLFDYYREPGERAEGSAMLWDLLASGKIEVDIGQTYPLEEAAQAHRDLEWRKTTGSTILRP; translated from the coding sequence ATGCGGTTTCGCCAGGCTTACATCGAGCGGACCGGCGGGCCCGAGGTCATTGCGTGGCGCGAGGTCGATCTGCCCAGCCCCGGCCCCGGCGAGGTGCTGCTGCGGCACGAGGCGGTCGGGCTCAACTTCATCGACACCTACCACCGGTCGGGCCTCTATCCGATCGACCTGCCGGGCACGCTCGGCCTGGAAGCGGCCGGGATCGTGGAGGAGGTCGGCGAAGGCGTGCATTTCTCCGTCGGCGACCGCGTCGCGACATTCGGTCCGAACCGGGCGGCCTATGCCGATGCCCAAGTCACGTCTGCGGACGCGCTGTTCGCGGTTCCCGACGGGATCGAGCTCGACGTTGCGGCGGCAGTCCTGCTGAAGGGGCTGACGACCGAGATGCTCTCCGAGCGGGTGGCGCCGCTGGCCGAGGGCGACTGGGCACTGGTGCACGCGGCGGCAGGCGGAGTCGGGCAACTGCTGGTGCAATGGCTCGCCGCACGCGGCGTGCGGGTCATCGCGACGGCCGGCACCGACGAGAAGTGCGCGGTTGCGCGTGGCCGGGGCGCGAAACACGCGATCCTTGCAGACGATGCGGATCTCGCCGCCAAGGTCCGCGACATCACCGGCGGCGCGGGGGTGCGCGCGAGCTACGACGGCGTCGGCAAGGCGACGTGGGAGGCGTCGCTCGAGGCAACCGGACGGCGGGGCATCATCGCGTCCTACGGCAACGCCAGCGGCCCGGTGACCGGGGTGGCGCTCGGCAGCTTGGCATCGGCGGGATCGCTCTTCGTGTCGCGGCCGACATTGTTCGACTACTACCGTGAGCCGGGCGAGCGCGCGGAAGGCAGCGCCATGTTGTGGGACCTGCTCGCCAGCGGCAAGATCGAGGTCGACATCGGACAGACCTACCCGCTGGAGGAGGCCGCGCAGGCCCACCGCGATCTCGAATGGCGCAAGACCACGGGCTCGACGATCCTGCGGCCCTGA
- a CDS encoding GGDEF domain-containing protein, translated as MILALALTVVLLGAVLVIAMRAMAGLRSATARFDRALADTIALGDMAEQLADLGRWRASPAGAQEWSNGLCRIVGVPAGMAPDDETQREMMVDGGATFRRVFEENHKSAAPFAFDVDIVRFDGEHRVLRVIARNIFGDDGCLVERHGVALDVTERRREVAALAAERFAALAAAEEARHLAETDALTGLANRRRAMAEADRAALASAKEGEPLAMLVFDIDHFKAVNDRYGHPAGDAMLVRVAELARKSLRDGDTVGRIGGEEFLCILPGADLAIARACAERLRQTIAAESAVEGVPAVTISLGYAGWRKGDSALALFARADAALYAAKQAGRDCVKRAA; from the coding sequence ATGATTCTGGCGCTCGCGCTCACAGTCGTCCTGCTCGGGGCGGTGCTTGTCATCGCCATGCGCGCGATGGCCGGCCTGCGTTCGGCGACCGCGCGCTTCGATCGCGCGCTCGCCGACACGATCGCTCTCGGCGACATGGCAGAGCAGCTTGCCGACCTCGGGCGCTGGCGCGCGAGTCCGGCCGGAGCGCAGGAGTGGTCGAACGGACTGTGCCGGATCGTGGGCGTTCCTGCCGGAATGGCCCCGGACGACGAGACGCAGCGCGAGATGATGGTCGACGGCGGCGCCACCTTTCGGCGGGTTTTCGAAGAGAATCATAAGAGCGCCGCACCGTTCGCATTCGATGTCGACATCGTGCGCTTCGACGGGGAGCATCGCGTGCTGCGCGTGATCGCGCGCAACATTTTCGGCGACGACGGGTGCCTGGTCGAGCGCCACGGGGTCGCCCTAGACGTGACTGAGAGGCGGCGCGAGGTCGCGGCACTGGCGGCGGAGAGATTCGCCGCGCTCGCTGCGGCGGAGGAAGCGCGGCACCTTGCCGAAACCGATGCGCTGACCGGCCTCGCCAACCGTCGCCGCGCGATGGCCGAGGCGGATCGGGCAGCGCTCGCCTCGGCGAAGGAGGGCGAGCCGCTGGCGATGCTCGTCTTCGACATCGATCACTTCAAGGCCGTCAACGACCGGTACGGGCATCCCGCGGGCGACGCGATGCTGGTGAGGGTTGCCGAGCTTGCGCGAAAGTCGCTCCGCGATGGCGACACCGTTGGGCGCATCGGCGGGGAGGAGTTCCTGTGCATCCTGCCGGGCGCTGACCTCGCGATCGCGCGCGCCTGCGCCGAGCGCCTGCGCCAGACCATCGCCGCCGAGAGCGCGGTGGAGGGTGTGCCGGCCGTGACCATCAGTCTCGGATACGCCGGCTGGCGCAAGGGCGACAGCGCACTCGCTTTGTTCGCACGAGCCGACGCGGCGCTCTACGCTGCCAAGCAGGCGGGGCGGGACTGCGTGAAACGGGCGGCCTGA